The window AAATGTGTTTCAAATTCCTAAACAGCATTACCTGTTCTAGGTTCAATGGGTATGATCTCAGCCGATATAGGCACCCCTTTTTTGAGAACGGTACAAAGGTAGATTAGAATTTTTGATTTATGAAATATGTCTTTGATATTTTTTTAATATAATAAAACATCAAATAATTTAATATTGCAAAAAACCGATTACCCACAACTAAAATTAAGTTAATCAAAGTTTGGTTTTCTACGATTTAACTTACGCTCTGCATTAAACTTCTTATTTTTTAAGCGTTTTCTTATGACTGCTCTTGGAATCTTAGTTGGTTTTCGCTTAGCCTGAACTTTTAAAGCTCCTTCTAAAATAGAAAATGCGCGTTTAATTGCAATACTTTTATTTTTAAGTTGACTTCTGCTTTCTCCACACTGTAATATTAAAACAAAGTCCTTAGTTAACCTATTTGCCAGTTTTACTTGAATTAATTCTTTTTGATCATCACTTAATCCTAAAGACGCCATTACAGCAAAACTTAGTTCTATTTTTGTAGCGACCTTGTTTACATGTTGACCACCACTGCCAGAACTTCTAATACCTTTTAACTTAAATTCTTTTTCTAAAGCTAATTTATTTAACATTTTAAGAGACTTGGTGTGTTGATTTTAATAAATCATTGACTGTTTTAACAGGATTAAAAGTAACTAATGGCACCTCAACAAAAATAGTATTCCAATTAGACATACTACCATTCCAAAGTCCTGGTAATTCCAAAGCTTTAATTTCTTTATCTACTTTTGTTTTCATAGTAATAAAAGCCGTTTGCGGATCTACAAACTTCTGTAAATCATAAACCTCTCCTTTATAATTTTTAATACTGCATACTAAATCAACAGGATTAAAATGTGTTGCCTTTTTAAGTATATTTTTCTGAATTTTAGATTTTTTATTTATCTGTGCA is drawn from Psychroserpens sp. NJDZ02 and contains these coding sequences:
- the arfB gene encoding alternative ribosome rescue aminoacyl-tRNA hydrolase ArfB, with protein sequence MLNKLALEKEFKLKGIRSSGSGGQHVNKVATKIELSFAVMASLGLSDDQKELIQVKLANRLTKDFVLILQCGESRSQLKNKSIAIKRAFSILEGALKVQAKRKPTKIPRAVIRKRLKNKKFNAERKLNRRKPNFD